In Cervus elaphus chromosome 5, mCerEla1.1, whole genome shotgun sequence, the following proteins share a genomic window:
- the LOC122695652 gene encoding small integral membrane protein 36-like has protein sequence MEFYLEIDPVTLNLIILLSSYVILLLVFLISCVLYDCRGKDPSKEYAPDASLDAQPSIRLVVMQQGSPGASWARGSSLHFGNPAPLGKKSTMV, from the coding sequence ATGGAGTTCTACCTGGAAATCGACCCTGTCACCTTGAACCTGATCATCCTACTCTCCAGCTACGTCAtcttgctcctggttttcctCATCTCCTGCGTGCTCTATGACTGCCGAGGCAAGGACCCCAGTAAGGAGTACGCACCCGACGCCTCCCTGGATGCCCAGCCCTCCATCCGCCTGGTGGTGATGCAGCAAGGCTCCCCGGGGGCCTCCTGGGCACGGGGGTCCAGCCTCCACTTTGGGAATCCCGCCCCACTGGGGAAGAAAAGCACCATGGTGTGA